A genomic window from Streptomyces sp. HUAS YS2 includes:
- a CDS encoding nitronate monooxygenase family protein produces MKTELSQKLGIEHAIFGFTPFPAVAAAITRAGGFGVLGAVRYTAPDDLARDLDWMQEHTDGLPYGLDVVMPAKKVEGVSEADVEAMIPEGHREFVRETLAKHGVPELAEGEASGWRITGWMEQVARNQLDVAFDYPIKLLANALGSPPADVVARAHDHGVLVAALAGSARHARHHAEAGIDVVVAQGYEAGGHTGEIASMVLTPEVAEAVAPLPVLAAGGIGSGEQIAAGLALGAQGVWLGSLWLTATEADLHSRALTAKLLAAGSGDTVRSRALTGKPARQLRTEWTDAWDDPAGPGTLPMPLQGLLVAEAVSRIQKYEVAPLLGTPVGQIVGRMNSERSVQQIFDELTRGFEKAVDRINRIAGRSGQ; encoded by the coding sequence ATGAAGACGGAGCTGAGCCAAAAACTGGGGATCGAGCACGCCATCTTCGGCTTCACGCCCTTCCCCGCGGTGGCAGCCGCCATCACCAGAGCCGGCGGATTCGGCGTCCTCGGCGCCGTCCGCTACACGGCCCCCGACGACCTCGCCCGCGACCTCGACTGGATGCAGGAGCACACCGACGGCCTCCCCTACGGCCTCGACGTCGTGATGCCCGCCAAGAAGGTGGAGGGGGTGAGCGAGGCCGACGTCGAGGCCATGATCCCCGAGGGGCACCGGGAGTTCGTCCGCGAGACCCTCGCCAAGCACGGCGTACCCGAACTCGCCGAGGGCGAGGCCTCCGGCTGGCGGATCACCGGCTGGATGGAGCAGGTCGCCCGCAACCAGCTCGACGTCGCCTTCGACTACCCGATCAAACTTCTCGCCAACGCCCTCGGCTCGCCGCCCGCCGACGTCGTCGCCCGGGCCCACGACCACGGCGTGCTCGTCGCCGCGCTGGCCGGCAGCGCCCGGCACGCCCGGCACCACGCCGAGGCCGGCATCGACGTCGTCGTCGCCCAGGGCTACGAGGCCGGCGGCCACACCGGCGAGATCGCCTCCATGGTCCTCACCCCCGAGGTCGCCGAGGCCGTCGCCCCGCTGCCCGTCCTCGCCGCCGGCGGCATCGGCAGCGGCGAGCAGATCGCCGCCGGGCTCGCCCTCGGCGCGCAGGGCGTCTGGCTCGGCTCCCTCTGGCTCACCGCCACCGAGGCCGACCTCCACTCCCGTGCGCTGACCGCCAAACTGCTCGCGGCCGGCTCCGGCGACACCGTCCGCTCCCGCGCCCTGACCGGCAAGCCCGCCCGCCAGCTGCGCACCGAGTGGACCGACGCCTGGGACGACCCGGCCGGCCCCGGAACCCTGCCCATGCCGCTGCAGGGCCTGCTCGTCGCCGAGGCGGTCTCCCGGATCCAGAAGTACGAGGTGGCGCCGCTGCTCGGCACACCCGTCGGCCAGATCGTCGGCCGGATGAACTCCGAGCGCAGCGTCCAGCAGATCTTCGACGAGCTCACCCGGGGCTTCGAGAAGGCCGTCGACCGTATCAACCGCATCGCCGGAAGGAGCGGGCAGTGA
- a CDS encoding acyl-CoA synthetase: MSDKPWGSPRTKSGGGFWAQAAADPERTVLIAPDGEEWSAGRLHADANRLVHGLRAAGLERGDVFAVVLPNGVEFLTAYLAATQAGFYLVPVNHHLVGPEIAWIVADSGAKVLLAHERFADAATAAADEAGLPVTHRYGVGDVPGFRPYAELLDGQPESAPDGRTLGWVMNYTSGTTGRPRGIRRPLPGKLPEETYLGGFLGIFGIRPFDGNVHLVCSPLYHTAVLQFAAASLHIGHPLVLMDKWTPEEMLRLIDAHACTHTHMVPTQFHRLLSLSEEVRARYDVSSMRHAIHGAAPCPDHVKRAMIEWWGHCVEEYYAASEGGGAFATAEDWLKKPGTVGKAWPISELAVFDDDGNRLAPGELGTVYMKMSTGGFAYHKDEAKTAKNRIGDFFTVGDLGVLDEDGYLFLRDRKIDMIISGGVNIYPAEIEAALLAHPAVADAAAFGIPHADWGEEVKAVVEPAEGHEPGDALAAEILAHCEARLAGYKRPRSLDFIATMPRDPNGKLYKRRLRDPYWEGHDRPL, from the coding sequence GTGAGCGACAAGCCCTGGGGGTCCCCCCGGACGAAGTCTGGGGGAGGGTTCTGGGCGCAGGCCGCCGCCGACCCCGAGCGGACCGTGCTGATCGCGCCCGACGGCGAGGAGTGGTCCGCCGGACGGCTGCACGCCGACGCCAACCGCCTCGTCCACGGTCTGCGCGCGGCCGGTCTGGAACGCGGTGACGTCTTCGCCGTCGTCCTGCCCAACGGCGTCGAGTTCCTCACCGCGTATCTCGCCGCCACCCAGGCCGGGTTCTACCTGGTGCCCGTCAACCACCACCTGGTGGGCCCCGAGATCGCCTGGATCGTCGCCGACTCGGGCGCCAAGGTGCTGCTCGCGCACGAGCGGTTCGCCGACGCGGCGACCGCCGCGGCCGACGAGGCCGGACTGCCCGTGACCCACCGGTACGGCGTCGGCGACGTGCCCGGCTTCCGCCCGTACGCCGAGCTCCTCGACGGTCAGCCGGAGTCCGCGCCGGACGGGCGCACGCTCGGCTGGGTCATGAACTACACCTCGGGCACCACCGGCCGGCCGCGCGGCATCCGCCGCCCGCTGCCCGGCAAGCTCCCCGAGGAGACCTACCTCGGCGGCTTCCTCGGCATCTTCGGCATCCGGCCCTTCGACGGCAACGTCCACCTGGTCTGCTCGCCGCTCTACCACACGGCCGTGCTGCAGTTCGCCGCCGCGTCGCTGCACATCGGGCACCCGCTGGTCCTCATGGACAAGTGGACACCCGAGGAGATGCTGCGACTCATCGACGCGCACGCCTGCACGCACACCCACATGGTCCCGACCCAGTTCCACCGGCTGCTCTCGCTGTCCGAGGAGGTGCGCGCCCGGTACGACGTCTCGTCGATGCGGCACGCCATCCACGGGGCGGCGCCCTGCCCCGACCACGTCAAGCGCGCGATGATCGAGTGGTGGGGTCACTGCGTCGAGGAGTACTACGCGGCCAGCGAGGGCGGCGGCGCGTTCGCGACCGCCGAGGACTGGCTGAAGAAGCCCGGCACGGTCGGCAAGGCCTGGCCGATCAGCGAGCTCGCGGTCTTCGACGACGACGGCAACCGGCTCGCACCGGGCGAACTCGGCACCGTCTACATGAAGATGTCGACCGGCGGTTTCGCCTACCACAAGGACGAGGCGAAGACCGCGAAGAACCGCATCGGCGACTTCTTCACGGTCGGTGACCTCGGCGTCCTCGACGAGGACGGCTACCTGTTCCTCCGCGACCGCAAGATCGACATGATCATCTCGGGCGGCGTCAACATCTACCCCGCCGAGATAGAGGCCGCCCTCCTCGCCCACCCTGCCGTCGCCGACGCCGCCGCCTTCGGCATCCCGCACGCCGACTGGGGCGAGGAGGTCAAGGCCGTCGTCGAACCCGCGGAGGGGCACGAGCCGGGCGACGCGCTCGCCGCCGAGATCCTGGCGCACTGCGAGGCCCGCCTCGCCGGCTACAAGCGCCCACGGAGCCTCGACTTCATCGCGACGATGCCCCGCGACCCCAACGGCAAGCTCTACAAGCGCCGGCTGCGCGACCCGTACTGGGAGGGCCACGACCGCCCGCTCTAG
- a CDS encoding APC family permease, whose amino-acid sequence MTAEDAAPAGRPVGLKPDAIGFVDALVIGLNSTSPAYSLAAIIGPVVALVGIYAPGVMLASFVPMLLIASAFYYLNRVDQDCGTTFSWVTRAMGPWAGWLGGWAIAMTGVLVVGSLADVAVSFALLAFGLDSWVDNTFVRQLLTVLLILVMTAVCVIGTELSAHVQNVLILAQVACLLVFVAVALYKVYDGTSKYDEIDPAFSWLNPFGAGGAALTGGLLLGVFAYWGWESAVNLTEEVEDSATAPGKAGLWSTVILLVSYVSVAFAVVAYAGPAFLAENADEEEFIFAQLATDVLGGWDWVLLLAVSTSAIASTQTTIIPASRTALSMARRRALPEHYAHISPRHRTPDVSTWWVAGIAIAWYLVVSRISDNALFDSLTALSLLISFYYALTGLACVVYYRRHLLESVHNFLLIGVGPLVGAGLLTWLLVRSVMDMSDPENSYSGTSWFGLGPPLVIGISISLAGVLAMFARRLWAPAFWQERPGVADPDLVPGHSHGHGHGHES is encoded by the coding sequence ATGACGGCCGAGGATGCCGCGCCCGCCGGGCGACCCGTGGGGCTGAAGCCCGACGCGATCGGATTTGTCGACGCCCTGGTCATCGGGCTCAACTCCACCTCCCCCGCCTACTCCCTCGCGGCCATCATCGGCCCCGTCGTGGCACTCGTGGGGATCTACGCGCCGGGCGTGATGCTGGCGTCCTTCGTGCCGATGCTGCTGATCGCCTCGGCCTTCTACTACCTGAACCGGGTCGACCAGGACTGCGGCACGACCTTCTCCTGGGTCACCCGCGCCATGGGCCCCTGGGCCGGCTGGCTGGGCGGCTGGGCCATCGCGATGACCGGAGTCCTGGTCGTCGGCTCGCTCGCCGATGTGGCCGTGAGCTTCGCGCTGCTCGCCTTCGGCCTCGACAGCTGGGTGGACAACACTTTCGTACGCCAGTTGCTCACGGTGCTGCTCATCCTGGTGATGACGGCCGTGTGCGTCATCGGCACCGAGCTGTCGGCCCATGTTCAGAACGTGCTCATCCTGGCGCAGGTCGCCTGCCTGCTCGTCTTCGTGGCCGTGGCTCTGTACAAGGTCTACGACGGGACCAGCAAGTACGACGAGATCGATCCGGCCTTCAGCTGGCTGAACCCCTTCGGGGCGGGCGGTGCGGCGCTGACCGGGGGACTGCTCCTCGGCGTGTTCGCGTACTGGGGGTGGGAATCCGCGGTCAACCTGACCGAGGAGGTCGAGGACTCCGCGACCGCCCCGGGCAAGGCAGGGCTCTGGTCCACCGTCATCCTCCTGGTCAGCTACGTGTCCGTGGCCTTCGCGGTGGTGGCCTACGCGGGCCCGGCGTTCCTGGCCGAGAACGCCGACGAAGAGGAGTTCATCTTCGCCCAGCTCGCCACGGACGTGCTGGGCGGCTGGGACTGGGTGCTGCTGCTGGCGGTCTCCACGTCCGCCATCGCCTCCACCCAGACCACGATCATCCCCGCGTCGCGGACCGCACTGTCCATGGCCCGCCGCCGTGCGCTGCCCGAGCACTACGCCCACATCAGCCCGCGCCACCGCACCCCGGACGTGAGTACGTGGTGGGTCGCCGGCATCGCCATCGCCTGGTACCTCGTGGTCAGCCGGATCAGCGACAACGCCCTCTTCGACTCGCTGACCGCGCTGTCGCTGCTGATCTCCTTCTACTACGCGCTCACCGGCCTGGCCTGCGTCGTCTACTACCGCCGTCATCTCCTGGAGAGCGTGCACAACTTCCTGCTGATCGGCGTCGGGCCGCTGGTCGGCGCAGGTCTGCTGACCTGGCTGCTGGTGCGGTCGGTCATGGACATGTCCGACCCGGAGAACTCGTACAGCGGCACCTCGTGGTTCGGCCTCGGACCCCCTCTCGTCATCGGCATCAGCATCTCGCTCGCCGGCGTCCTGGCCATGTTCGCGCGACGCCTGTGGGCGCCGGCGTTCTGGCAGGAGCGCCCCGGCGTGGCCGACCCCGACCTCGTCCCCGGCCACTCCCACGGCCACGGCCACGGCCACGAGTCCTGA